A part of Solicola gregarius genomic DNA contains:
- a CDS encoding VOC family protein — protein sequence MLDKMGTRQGETMSELTTTQPAGTPTWIDLGIPDLDRAMTFYGALFGWEFDVGPAEFGHYTQCLLRGRPVAAIRPNPDPDATDFWWNVYFATDDCDAAAARARDAGGSIVTGPMDVLDQGRTAIIKDTTGAQCGLWQAGAHIGCEIVNEPNALLRNDLVTAESGPARDFYVAVFGYTLDANPDMPELDFTFLRRPDGHEIGGIAGDPKATKSRWGTLFQVDDADAAARRAVDAGGTSAEPYDMIYGRVANITDPFGTEFDVGAAMTS from the coding sequence ATGCTGGACAAGATGGGGACACGACAAGGAGAGACGATGAGCGAGCTAACTACCACGCAGCCGGCTGGCACACCGACCTGGATCGACCTGGGCATCCCGGATCTCGACCGCGCGATGACCTTCTACGGCGCGTTGTTCGGTTGGGAGTTCGATGTGGGACCGGCGGAGTTCGGCCACTACACCCAGTGCTTGCTACGGGGCAGACCCGTCGCGGCCATCAGGCCGAACCCCGATCCCGACGCCACGGACTTCTGGTGGAACGTCTACTTCGCGACGGATGACTGTGACGCCGCGGCCGCCCGAGCGCGGGACGCGGGCGGCTCGATCGTCACCGGTCCGATGGACGTGCTGGACCAGGGCCGGACGGCGATCATCAAGGACACCACCGGTGCGCAGTGTGGACTGTGGCAGGCCGGTGCCCACATCGGCTGCGAGATCGTCAACGAGCCGAACGCCCTGCTCCGCAACGACCTGGTCACCGCGGAATCCGGGCCCGCGCGCGACTTCTACGTCGCGGTCTTCGGCTACACGTTGGATGCCAACCCGGACATGCCCGAGCTCGACTTCACGTTCCTGCGCAGACCGGATGGCCACGAGATCGGCGGCATCGCCGGTGACCCAAAGGCCACGAAGTCCCGTTGGGGGACCTTGTTCCAGGTGGACGACGCCGATGCGGCGGCGCGGCGAGCGGTCGACGCGGGTGGGACCTCGGCCGAGCCCTACGACATGATCTACGGGCGGGTCGCGAACATCACGGACCCGTTCGGCACGGAGTTCGATGTCGGTGCGGCGATGACGAGCTGA
- a CDS encoding HNH endonuclease signature motif containing protein, whose protein sequence is MRAATLTDEAESKDGLDIALDARRQLAQTEAAQYDALLGYLADTADTPLARAGGVNEWTRYGGSGTPSVSEYAACEVGPALGLSASGSRDLIADALDLTYRLPRLFACLHEGSVDAWRIRKVARKTRKFTLAQAGDADRRLAAANVDGTPLIARVSMGRVNQILDQIRITEDPDDPENQRNENSARRSVSIWPDDGVARISGTLSLDDGKRLDQRLDQIVESLRFLGDNRPHGILRSVALGMLDEPDSLDDLYHQVQTARAGEDTQTDNQPDQTDQTDQTSQTGETEPTPNPAPPDGAERPDAFTRPTRTRGSRATTLYLHFDRTWGTWSLEDVGAITRSEAAEILGHSHVTVKPVIDLETTISATGYVAPPRLKEQLGLMNGLTCTFPHCTRPARVGDYDHIINHRDGGPTNSRNGHRLCRYHHRAKTFTAWTVQSPAPGIWLWQSPAGRSYLVTGGTTTKLPGRTTPTIRNRRKRDAA, encoded by the coding sequence ATGAGGGCGGCCACACTCACCGACGAAGCCGAGTCCAAGGACGGGCTCGACATCGCCCTGGATGCGCGGCGCCAACTGGCGCAGACCGAGGCCGCCCAGTACGACGCCCTCCTCGGCTACCTCGCCGACACCGCAGACACGCCCCTCGCACGGGCAGGCGGTGTCAACGAGTGGACCCGTTACGGCGGGTCGGGCACCCCATCGGTGTCGGAATACGCCGCATGTGAGGTCGGCCCCGCGCTCGGGCTGTCCGCGTCCGGCAGTCGGGACCTGATCGCCGACGCCCTCGACCTGACCTACCGCCTCCCGCGACTGTTCGCCTGCCTGCACGAAGGTTCGGTGGATGCGTGGCGGATCCGGAAGGTCGCCCGCAAGACCCGGAAGTTCACTTTGGCCCAGGCCGGCGACGCAGACCGACGGCTCGCCGCAGCGAATGTGGATGGGACGCCGTTGATCGCGCGGGTGAGCATGGGGCGGGTGAACCAGATCCTGGACCAGATCCGCATCACCGAAGACCCCGACGACCCCGAAAACCAGCGCAACGAAAACAGTGCTCGGCGGAGTGTGTCGATCTGGCCCGACGACGGTGTCGCCCGCATCTCCGGCACCCTGTCCCTCGACGACGGCAAGAGGCTCGACCAGCGTCTCGACCAGATCGTCGAATCGCTGCGGTTCCTCGGCGACAACCGACCTCACGGCATCCTCCGCTCCGTCGCGCTCGGGATGCTCGACGAACCCGACTCCCTCGACGACCTCTACCACCAGGTCCAGACGGCACGCGCCGGCGAGGACACCCAGACCGACAACCAGCCCGACCAGACCGACCAGACCGACCAGACCAGCCAGACCGGCGAGACCGAGCCGACACCGAACCCGGCCCCACCCGACGGAGCCGAGCGGCCCGACGCGTTCACCCGTCCCACCCGCACCCGCGGGTCGCGGGCAACGACGTTGTACCTGCACTTCGACCGCACCTGGGGCACCTGGTCACTCGAAGACGTCGGCGCCATCACCCGCTCCGAAGCCGCCGAGATCCTCGGCCACTCCCACGTCACGGTCAAACCCGTCATCGACCTCGAGACCACCATCTCCGCCACCGGGTACGTCGCACCGCCGCGGCTCAAGGAGCAGCTCGGCCTGATGAACGGCCTGACCTGCACCTTCCCGCACTGCACCCGCCCCGCCCGGGTCGGCGACTACGACCACATCATCAACCACCGAGACGGCGGCCCGACCAACTCGAGAAACGGCCACCGATTGTGCCGATACCACCATCGCGCGAAGACCTTCACGGCATGGACCGTGCAATCACCCGCGCCCGGCATCTGGCTCTGGCAATCACCCGCCGGACGGTCCTACCTCGTCACCGGCGGGACAACGACCAAACTCCCCGGCCGCACCACACCGACCATCCGCAACCGCCGAAAACGGGACGCCGCTTAG
- a CDS encoding ABC transporter permease: MIDAASWVLGPVLAGLTLLAVVVAALSRLDVSRRLAYAVVRAVIQLAAVSLILVWVLRSGLWTAAFIGLMLLVGAWTSWRRIGTDSGPPLWPIVPMAVGVTPVLATVLLSGVVPAEPEAVLPIAGIIIGNSMTGTSVAGRLALKELVDRHGEYEAALALGLSGRESALMLLRPAATTALIPAMDQTRTVGLVTLPGAFIGVLLGGGSPTEAGAAQILVLVGILAAQVIAIVVVIEWLARSHPRGGQVVA, translated from the coding sequence GTGATCGACGCGGCGAGCTGGGTCTTGGGGCCGGTACTCGCCGGCCTGACCCTGCTCGCCGTCGTCGTCGCCGCACTCAGCAGGCTCGACGTCTCGCGTCGCCTCGCGTACGCGGTCGTGCGCGCCGTGATCCAGCTCGCCGCCGTGTCGCTGATCCTCGTCTGGGTCCTTCGGTCCGGCCTGTGGACCGCGGCCTTCATCGGGCTGATGCTGCTCGTCGGAGCGTGGACGTCGTGGCGCCGAATCGGCACCGACAGCGGCCCGCCCCTGTGGCCGATCGTGCCCATGGCGGTCGGCGTGACCCCCGTACTCGCGACTGTGCTCCTCAGCGGAGTGGTGCCGGCCGAACCCGAGGCGGTGCTCCCGATCGCCGGCATCATCATCGGGAACTCCATGACCGGCACGTCTGTCGCGGGACGGCTCGCGCTCAAGGAGCTCGTCGACCGGCATGGCGAGTACGAGGCCGCGCTCGCGTTGGGCCTCTCCGGGCGCGAATCGGCCTTGATGCTCCTTCGCCCGGCCGCGACGACCGCGCTCATACCGGCCATGGACCAGACCCGCACCGTCGGGCTCGTCACGCTGCCTGGCGCGTTCATCGGCGTCCTTCTCGGCGGCGGATCCCCGACCGAGGCCGGGGCCGCCCAGATCCTGGTGCTGGTCGGCATCCTGGCGGCGCAGGTCATCGCCATCGTCGTCGTGATCGAGTGGCTGGCCCGGAGTCACCCCAGGGGTGGCCAGGTGGTGGCGTAG
- a CDS encoding DUF6457 domain-containing protein yields MNLQQWTDEVRAALDIEVEPDLRAILDTARDVAHGVERPAAPVTAFLIGYAAGVRGGSVRDIEDVDAAVRNLVPTPPADDA; encoded by the coding sequence ATGAATCTGCAGCAGTGGACCGACGAGGTACGTGCCGCACTCGACATCGAGGTCGAGCCCGATCTGCGGGCCATCCTGGACACCGCCCGTGACGTCGCGCACGGGGTCGAGCGCCCCGCGGCACCGGTTACCGCCTTTCTGATCGGCTACGCGGCCGGCGTACGCGGTGGATCTGTCCGCGACATCGAGGACGTCGACGCGGCAGTACGCAATCTCGTACCGACACCCCCAGCCGACGACGCGTGA
- the mobA gene encoding molybdenum cofactor guanylyltransferase, whose protein sequence is MTPYDAIVLAGGRSVRLGTDKTRVAVGGTPVLDRVLAAVADARSRLVVGPSRPLADASRVRWLREDPPGSGPASGVACAVPYVASELVAVLAGDLPYVEPATVSRLVEATGDGDGAVLHDADARPQWLCAVVRTTALRRQVASRDDWAGAAMRELLDPLDLANVVSVGAESHDIDTPDDIPSEP, encoded by the coding sequence GTGACGCCCTATGACGCGATCGTCCTGGCGGGCGGGCGCTCGGTGCGGCTCGGTACCGACAAGACCCGCGTCGCCGTCGGCGGCACCCCGGTGCTCGACCGGGTGCTCGCCGCCGTCGCCGACGCCCGGAGCCGGCTCGTGGTCGGCCCGTCGCGTCCGTTGGCGGACGCCTCCCGCGTGCGCTGGTTGCGCGAGGACCCGCCGGGTTCCGGCCCGGCGAGCGGGGTGGCGTGTGCCGTCCCGTACGTCGCCTCCGAGCTCGTTGCCGTGCTCGCCGGCGACCTCCCGTACGTCGAGCCGGCGACCGTCTCGCGCCTGGTCGAGGCGACGGGTGACGGCGACGGCGCGGTGCTGCATGATGCCGACGCACGACCCCAATGGCTGTGCGCCGTCGTCCGTACGACCGCCCTCCGGCGGCAGGTGGCGTCGCGCGACGACTGGGCGGGCGCCGCGATGCGCGAGCTGCTCGACCCGCTCGACCTGGCGAACGTCGTGTCGGTTGGCGCCGAGTCGCACGACATCGACACTCCCGACGACATACCGTCGGAGCCATGA
- a CDS encoding carbon-nitrogen hydrolase family protein produces the protein MRIALHQMSATTDSAENRQAVEKALDAVRGPVDLVVLPEAVMHDFGAPDHDLAAIAETRDGPFCELLSRHAARLETTVVAGMFEVGDTPSGLPYNTLVAFGPDGSLRAAYRKVHLYDSFGYLESDRLAAGDVTTVTLPVAGRTIGLMTCYDLRFPEYARMLVDAGADVLVVPAAWVAGPLKEDHWITLLRARAIENTVDVVAVGQCGRRYAAGTSAVDPLGVVAVSAGERTTTVYAELDADRLAEARATNPSLANRRIGRPG, from the coding sequence ATGCGCATCGCCCTGCACCAGATGAGTGCGACGACCGACTCGGCCGAGAACCGCCAGGCCGTCGAGAAGGCTCTCGACGCCGTACGCGGCCCGGTCGACCTCGTCGTCCTTCCCGAGGCGGTGATGCACGACTTCGGTGCGCCCGACCACGACCTGGCCGCGATCGCCGAGACCCGTGACGGACCCTTCTGCGAGTTGCTGTCCCGCCATGCCGCACGCCTCGAGACGACGGTCGTCGCGGGAATGTTCGAGGTCGGCGACACCCCGAGCGGGCTCCCGTACAACACGCTGGTCGCGTTCGGCCCCGACGGCTCGCTGCGCGCCGCGTACCGCAAGGTGCACCTGTACGACTCGTTCGGCTACCTCGAGTCCGACCGGCTCGCCGCCGGAGACGTCACGACCGTCACGCTGCCCGTCGCAGGGCGCACGATCGGCCTGATGACCTGCTACGACCTGCGCTTCCCCGAGTACGCCCGGATGCTCGTCGATGCGGGCGCCGATGTGCTCGTCGTACCCGCCGCCTGGGTGGCCGGGCCGCTCAAGGAAGACCACTGGATCACCCTGCTGCGTGCCCGTGCGATCGAGAACACCGTCGACGTCGTCGCCGTCGGCCAATGCGGACGTCGCTACGCCGCCGGTACGTCGGCCGTCGACCCGCTCGGCGTCGTGGCCGTCTCCGCCGGTGAGCGCACGACGACCGTGTACGCCGAGCTGGACGCCGATCGGCTCGCCGAGGCGCGCGCGACGAACCCGTCGCTCGCCAACCGCCGGATAGGGCGGCCCGGATGA
- a CDS encoding quinone oxidoreductase family protein produces MRAVTVPRFGDADVLVVGEVSTPEPASGQVAIEVTHAAVGLADVLMRRGEFGGTTPLIPGLEVAGTVRSVGAGVSGLEPGRPVVTLSRPTAGGYAEVSIADAAITFPIDDPGATLDPALAVAGVPNTTTALIVLERVAHLRQGERVLVHGAAGGLAAMVGQVAKALGAGQVIGSVRSDEAAAAARRHGFDTIVDGRRLIASLKEHDVDPVDVVVDPVGGELRAQSMGLLAPLGRLIAVGNASGAGDVMIGANDAWLTNRAVLGLNIGGLLMAHPTFADEAARRAIQLLSAGDVTIDHVTMPLDQAAEAHRRLEAGGLTSRILLAP; encoded by the coding sequence ATGCGCGCCGTCACCGTCCCTCGCTTCGGCGACGCCGATGTGCTCGTCGTAGGGGAGGTCTCGACCCCTGAACCGGCCTCGGGACAGGTCGCCATCGAAGTGACGCACGCCGCCGTCGGCCTGGCCGACGTGCTGATGCGGCGCGGCGAGTTCGGCGGTACGACCCCGCTGATCCCCGGCCTCGAGGTCGCCGGCACCGTACGCTCGGTCGGTGCGGGCGTCTCCGGCCTCGAGCCTGGTCGGCCGGTGGTGACCCTGTCTCGTCCGACCGCCGGGGGGTACGCCGAAGTCAGCATCGCGGACGCCGCGATCACGTTCCCGATCGACGATCCGGGGGCCACTCTCGACCCCGCCCTCGCGGTCGCCGGCGTACCGAACACCACGACCGCGCTCATCGTCCTGGAGCGGGTTGCCCACCTGCGACAAGGTGAGCGCGTACTGGTCCACGGTGCTGCCGGCGGTCTCGCGGCCATGGTCGGCCAGGTCGCCAAGGCACTCGGCGCGGGTCAGGTCATCGGGAGCGTACGCAGCGACGAGGCCGCGGCGGCCGCGCGTCGGCACGGGTTCGACACGATCGTCGACGGCCGCCGCCTGATCGCATCGCTCAAGGAGCACGACGTCGATCCGGTCGATGTCGTCGTCGACCCTGTCGGCGGTGAGCTCCGTGCCCAGAGCATGGGCCTACTCGCCCCGCTCGGTCGGCTGATCGCCGTCGGCAACGCCAGCGGCGCGGGCGACGTCATGATCGGCGCGAACGATGCCTGGCTGACGAATCGTGCGGTCCTCGGCCTCAACATCGGTGGGTTGCTGATGGCACATCCCACCTTCGCGGACGAGGCGGCACGGCGTGCGATCCAGCTCCTCAGCGCGGGCGACGTGACCATCGACCACGTCACGATGCCGCTCGACCAGGCGGCGGAGGCGCATCGCAGGCTCGAAGCGGGCGGACTCACGAGCCGGATCCTGCTGGCGCCATGA
- the ppk2 gene encoding polyphosphate kinase 2, with protein sequence MNHADQPPSSGDLVHPPKLKGSTYRRELHDLQVELVKLQSSLSERGERVLVIFEGRDTAGKGGTIRRFRRHTNPRNVSHVALAKPNDTERSEWYFQRYIAHLPAAGELVLYDRSWYNRAGVEHVMGFCTPEEYSLFLRQAPELERSLIESGIHLFKLWLAVNHDEQARRLESRHTDPLKKWKLSSLDRYAQDRWDDYTEAMEAMFRFTDTPEAPWWVVNTNDKRTGRVNAMRLVLSGLEYADKDPDVARPPDPALVSRPADAFPADGGPTA encoded by the coding sequence GTGAACCACGCCGATCAGCCGCCGAGCTCGGGTGACCTCGTACATCCGCCGAAGCTCAAGGGCTCCACGTACCGCCGCGAGCTCCATGACCTCCAGGTGGAGCTGGTCAAGCTGCAGTCGTCGCTGTCCGAACGCGGCGAACGCGTGCTGGTGATCTTCGAGGGCCGTGACACGGCCGGAAAGGGCGGCACCATCCGGCGCTTCCGCCGGCACACCAACCCGCGGAACGTAAGCCACGTCGCCCTCGCGAAGCCGAACGACACCGAACGAAGCGAGTGGTACTTCCAGCGGTACATCGCGCATCTTCCGGCTGCCGGTGAGCTCGTGTTGTACGACCGCTCCTGGTACAACCGGGCCGGCGTCGAGCACGTGATGGGCTTCTGCACGCCGGAGGAGTACTCGCTGTTCCTGCGCCAGGCGCCCGAGCTCGAGCGATCGCTGATCGAGTCCGGCATCCACCTGTTCAAGCTGTGGCTCGCGGTCAACCACGACGAGCAGGCGCGGCGGCTGGAGTCCCGGCACACCGACCCGCTGAAGAAGTGGAAGTTGAGCTCCCTCGACCGCTACGCACAAGACCGCTGGGACGACTACACCGAGGCGATGGAGGCGATGTTCCGCTTCACCGACACGCCCGAGGCGCCGTGGTGGGTGGTGAACACCAACGACAAGCGGACCGGCCGCGTCAACGCCATGCGCCTCGTACTCAGCGGGCTCGAGTACGCCGACAAGGATCCCGACGTGGCGCGGCCGCCGGATCCCGCGCTGGTGTCCCGGCCGGCCGACGCGTTCCCGGCCGACGGAGGCCCGACCGCCTAG
- a CDS encoding SDR family oxidoreductase gives MFAITGATGAVGKRVAARLAAAGADQRLVVRDPGRAPTLSGVEISAPAEYADREAIIRAFDGVDTVFLVSASESENRVEEHRSVVDAAVQAGVARIVYLSFQGAAEFCTFTFGRDHWHTEQYIRDSGLEFTFLRDSLYLAGIVSFVGDDGVIRGPAGTGRVAAVAHDDVADVAASILVDGDASGRTYDVTGPEAIGLADAARIIGNACGREITYYDETIEEAYASRASYSAAEFEVTGWVSSYQAIAAGELSKVSDTVDRITGHAPMGLPEYLTRHPASIARLMPREV, from the coding sequence ATGTTCGCGATCACCGGTGCGACGGGCGCCGTCGGCAAAAGGGTCGCCGCGCGCCTCGCGGCGGCCGGTGCCGACCAGCGCCTCGTCGTGCGCGACCCCGGTCGGGCGCCGACCCTTTCGGGTGTCGAGATCAGCGCGCCGGCCGAGTACGCCGACCGCGAGGCGATCATCCGGGCATTCGACGGCGTCGACACGGTGTTCCTGGTGTCGGCGAGCGAGTCGGAGAACCGGGTCGAGGAGCATCGCAGCGTCGTCGACGCCGCTGTGCAGGCGGGAGTCGCCCGGATCGTGTACCTGTCGTTCCAGGGCGCCGCGGAGTTCTGCACGTTCACGTTCGGACGCGACCACTGGCACACCGAGCAGTACATCCGCGACTCGGGGCTCGAGTTCACCTTCTTGCGTGACTCCCTGTACCTCGCGGGCATCGTCTCCTTCGTCGGCGACGACGGCGTGATTCGCGGCCCGGCCGGCACGGGTCGGGTTGCCGCGGTCGCACACGACGACGTCGCCGACGTCGCCGCGTCGATCCTCGTCGACGGCGACGCGTCCGGGCGTACGTACGACGTCACGGGTCCCGAGGCGATCGGTCTCGCCGACGCCGCACGGATCATCGGCAATGCGTGCGGCCGCGAGATCACGTACTACGACGAGACGATCGAGGAGGCGTACGCGTCGCGCGCGTCGTACAGCGCAGCGGAGTTCGAGGTCACCGGTTGGGTCTCGTCGTACCAAGCCATCGCCGCGGGAGAGCTGTCCAAGGTCAGCGACACCGTCGACCGCATCACCGGGCACGCCCCGATGGGCCTTCCCGAGTACCTCACCCGCCATCCGGCGAGCATCGCGCGGCTCATGCCGCGCGAGGTCTGA
- a CDS encoding isocitrate lyase/PEP mutase family protein, with the protein MSTHDQAVRLLALHTEPALLKLVNVWDVVSTQVIADTAGVDAIATASHSIAASYGYPDGEHIPVDLMIEAVGRIADATELPVSADLEAGYGEPGETVRKAIAVGIVGANIEDQMRPLREAVAAVEAVVAAGESEGIPFVLNARTDAYLRAGDRPSDEVLADAVERGRAFLDAGAACVFVPGLLDEPTITALVEAYGERRLSVIGVPGTLPLERLEQLGVARISYGPFSQQVALTALQDFAVDIVAGGALPEGTRRLN; encoded by the coding sequence ATGTCCACTCACGACCAGGCCGTGCGCCTCCTCGCACTCCACACCGAGCCCGCGCTGCTGAAACTAGTCAACGTATGGGACGTCGTCAGCACGCAGGTGATCGCCGATACCGCCGGCGTCGACGCGATCGCCACTGCAAGTCACTCCATCGCGGCGTCCTACGGGTATCCCGACGGCGAGCACATTCCGGTCGACCTGATGATCGAGGCCGTCGGTCGGATCGCCGACGCGACGGAGCTGCCCGTGTCGGCCGACCTCGAGGCCGGGTACGGCGAGCCGGGCGAGACCGTACGCAAGGCGATCGCGGTCGGCATCGTCGGCGCGAACATCGAGGACCAGATGCGGCCGCTACGGGAGGCCGTCGCCGCCGTGGAGGCGGTTGTCGCTGCAGGCGAGAGCGAGGGGATCCCGTTCGTGCTGAACGCGCGCACCGACGCGTACCTGCGGGCGGGAGATCGTCCCAGCGACGAGGTGCTGGCCGATGCGGTCGAACGCGGCCGAGCGTTCCTCGACGCGGGCGCCGCCTGCGTGTTCGTGCCCGGACTCCTCGACGAGCCGACGATAACCGCGCTGGTCGAGGCGTACGGTGAGCGACGGCTCAGCGTGATCGGCGTACCGGGCACCCTCCCGCTCGAGCGACTCGAACAGCTCGGCGTTGCGCGGATCTCGTACGGCCCGTTCAGCCAGCAGGTCGCGTTGACGGCGCTCCAGGACTTCGCGGTCGACATCGTCGCCGGCGGTGCGCTGCCCGAGGGCACCCGCCGGCTGAACTGA
- a CDS encoding sensor histidine kinase, with product MKTTRLRAILLAPTRPVTWRHWVYLVLGGAVMLPYVFLAMTPVGFTTDLQGAVVVAVVAIVFLATIAAVAATGTLSAVRKVEMFTARELLGGGIREIAVPDSPPREDRWRAGTYFTMHLLAGGVVGTLTITMIPLAIAWVLYPLTSWDGQMGTVDPTYAMPIYGIGLIVGFGYLCAALGALLARLAPRLLGPSQAARIAQMERVADDLAERNRLARDLHDSVGHSLSVVTLQAAAARRMWSKNPDFAYEALGAVEQSARTALADLDHVLGLLREETTEEASATLLQLDTLVRRNRAAGATIEVDVAGALDALPIGISREAYLMVQEALTNAMRHANGRPVGLRVSVGPHTLRLQARNPLPEGEAQSRPSGGRGVRGMRERVASLGGTIDVGADGDEWCVDIHIDWEAAK from the coding sequence GTGAAGACGACTAGGCTCCGAGCGATCCTGCTCGCGCCCACGCGACCGGTGACCTGGCGGCACTGGGTTTACCTCGTGCTGGGCGGCGCAGTCATGCTGCCGTACGTCTTCCTCGCGATGACGCCGGTGGGGTTCACCACCGACCTGCAGGGTGCGGTCGTCGTGGCCGTCGTCGCCATCGTCTTCCTCGCGACGATCGCGGCCGTCGCCGCGACGGGCACGCTCAGCGCCGTACGCAAGGTCGAGATGTTCACCGCTCGCGAGCTCCTGGGCGGCGGTATTCGCGAGATCGCTGTGCCCGACAGTCCGCCGCGTGAGGACCGTTGGCGCGCAGGCACGTACTTCACGATGCATCTGCTGGCGGGTGGCGTCGTCGGGACGCTGACGATCACGATGATCCCGCTCGCGATCGCGTGGGTGCTCTACCCACTGACCAGCTGGGACGGTCAGATGGGCACTGTCGACCCGACGTACGCGATGCCGATCTACGGCATCGGGCTGATCGTCGGGTTCGGCTACCTCTGCGCTGCCCTCGGCGCCCTGCTGGCCCGCCTCGCGCCACGGCTCCTCGGGCCGTCGCAGGCGGCCAGGATCGCCCAGATGGAGCGCGTCGCCGACGACCTGGCCGAACGCAACCGGCTCGCGCGCGATCTGCACGACTCCGTCGGCCACTCCCTGAGCGTCGTCACCTTGCAGGCCGCCGCGGCGCGCCGGATGTGGAGCAAGAACCCCGACTTCGCGTACGAAGCGCTCGGCGCCGTCGAGCAGTCGGCCCGCACCGCGCTCGCGGATCTCGACCACGTGCTCGGGCTGCTGCGCGAGGAGACGACCGAAGAGGCGTCCGCAACGCTGCTGCAGCTCGACACCCTCGTGCGGCGCAACCGCGCTGCCGGCGCGACGATCGAGGTCGATGTCGCGGGTGCTCTCGACGCTCTGCCCATCGGCATCTCGCGCGAGGCGTACCTGATGGTTCAGGAGGCATTGACCAACGCGATGCGCCACGCGAACGGGAGGCCCGTTGGTCTCCGCGTCTCCGTGGGTCCACATACGCTGCGACTGCAGGCCCGCAATCCATTACCCGAGGGCGAGGCGCAGTCACGGCCGAGCGGTGGTCGCGGCGTGCGCGGAATGCGCGAGCGGGTCGCGTCGCTCGGCGGCACGATCGACGTCGGAGCGGACGGCGACGAATGGTGCGTA